In Halarcobacter mediterraneus, the following proteins share a genomic window:
- a CDS encoding cytochrome C: MDSSFIKSKIYAAIALFVMTIAFTFPMVTFHGTLNKIYDNKVDEISPLAIKVWNFYNQGRYKSTTTPKEAHNDLKKMIKSSSEIGVASFPIWTCSLEAPNYPKKAFPEGIPVFFHFDGFSGEVHEMNTINHYVGMDPMWTGGKLEREIGIYALLGLSLFMIYFILFHKKILTYIMIIPASLPLLFIADYSYWLYWFGHNLHDWGAFKIKPFMPTVFGDGKIAQFTTHSYPTIGFYMLLIIGVFSLLAILSRNKAMRETKINNKD; encoded by the coding sequence ATGGATTCAAGTTTTATTAAATCAAAAATCTATGCAGCTATAGCATTATTTGTAATGACAATTGCTTTTACATTTCCTATGGTGACTTTTCATGGAACATTAAATAAAATTTATGATAATAAAGTAGATGAAATATCTCCTTTAGCTATAAAAGTTTGGAATTTTTATAATCAAGGAAGATATAAAAGTACAACAACTCCTAAGGAAGCTCATAATGATTTGAAGAAAATGATAAAAAGTTCTTCTGAGATAGGTGTGGCTTCTTTTCCTATTTGGACATGTTCTTTAGAAGCACCTAACTATCCTAAAAAAGCTTTTCCAGAAGGAATACCTGTATTTTTTCACTTTGATGGTTTTTCAGGTGAAGTCCATGAAATGAATACTATCAATCATTATGTAGGAATGGACCCTATGTGGACTGGTGGAAAACTTGAAAGAGAAATAGGAATATATGCTCTTCTAGGCTTATCTTTATTTATGATTTATTTCATTTTATTTCATAAAAAAATATTAACATATATAATGATTATTCCTGCCTCATTACCTTTACTTTTTATAGCTGATTATTCATATTGGTTATATTGGTTTGGACATAATTTACATGATTGGGGTGCTTTTAAGATTAAACCTTTTATGCCTACAGTTTTTGGTGATGGAAAAATTGCTCAATTTACTACTCATTCTTATCCTACAATAGGTTTTTATATGTTGTTAATTATAGGTGTTTTTAGTCTTTTAGCAATATTGTCTAGAAATAAAGCAATGAGAGAAACAAAGATAAATAATAAGGATTAG
- the nosZ gene encoding Sec-dependent nitrous-oxide reductase has translation MKRFPSKFLSVLLGTAVGATIASSATNELSKVMKERGLSEIDVVRAAKTYNPTGVKDKYVVFSSGGQSGQMIVYGVPSMRLLKYIGVFTPEPWQGYGFDEESKKVLRQGNIRGREINWGDTHHPALSETDGKYDGKWLVINDKANPRIAVIDLADFETKQIVVNPVFKSEHGGSFFTQNSEHILEAAQYAAPFDNNYHPIEEYKEAYRGGVTVWKFDPKIGRIKPKDSFTIEMPPYMQDLSDSGKGISDGWGFTNSFNTEMYTGGIEIGMPPNEAGMSRNDTDFLHVYNWKKLYELSKDAKNVKIINDHKVIPMDIAVKNDALFLIPEPKSPHGVDVDPTGQYLIVCGKLDTHASVYDFKKIKKLIKNKEYVGKDPYGIPILDMKKSLHGQVELGLGPLHNQYSPVDGEVYTSLYVDSQVVKWNFKKLKVIDKENVHYNIGHLAGMEGKTADPQGDYIIALNKLSIDRFQNVGPLHPQNHQLIDISGKTMDLLVDMPLPLGEPHQAVAIRASKLHPHVRYEMGTNTRTGEQHIGKTLAGEERIERDGKNVTVYATLVRSHINPERITVNKGDKVTIYMTNLERAQDETHGFTIDNYDLHSSLEPGKTATLKFEADIEGVFPYYCTEFCSALHLEMMGYLLVKDPNKKYESAQKLKMKSMTPEELKAEYDKTVAVNNSTDAVIQSVVKFLKDNKYQEHKVVSDLVTDAFDQYNQIPEQKKKANAALKEGDVEKAILFENMIWQLMVKTADVGIRAKDALVRVIATKQSSSAVRGETAFAEGGCNGCHVIGKVSSGPDLTGVLMRHENGVDWVSRFILSPESMYKDPYVKAMIDYFNLKMPNQHMSEEEVDDIIEYLKWVDENANLF, from the coding sequence ATGAAAAGGTTTCCTAGTAAATTTCTTTCAGTTCTTTTAGGTACAGCTGTAGGTGCTACAATTGCATCAAGTGCAACTAATGAGTTATCTAAAGTTATGAAAGAAAGAGGTCTATCTGAAATAGACGTAGTTCGTGCTGCTAAAACTTATAATCCTACTGGGGTTAAAGATAAATATGTAGTATTTTCTTCTGGTGGGCAATCAGGACAAATGATTGTATATGGCGTGCCATCAATGAGACTTTTAAAATATATTGGAGTTTTTACTCCTGAACCTTGGCAAGGATATGGCTTTGATGAAGAGAGTAAAAAAGTACTAAGACAAGGAAATATTAGAGGAAGAGAAATTAACTGGGGAGATACACACCACCCAGCACTTTCTGAAACAGATGGAAAATATGATGGTAAATGGCTTGTAATTAATGATAAAGCAAACCCAAGAATTGCAGTTATTGATTTAGCAGATTTTGAAACAAAGCAAATTGTTGTTAATCCAGTTTTTAAATCTGAGCATGGTGGTTCTTTTTTTACTCAAAACTCAGAACATATTTTAGAAGCTGCACAATATGCTGCACCTTTTGATAATAACTACCATCCAATTGAAGAGTATAAAGAAGCTTATAGAGGAGGTGTTACAGTCTGGAAGTTTGATCCAAAAATTGGAAGAATTAAACCAAAAGACTCTTTTACTATAGAAATGCCTCCTTATATGCAAGATTTATCAGACTCAGGTAAAGGAATTAGTGATGGTTGGGGATTTACTAACTCTTTTAATACAGAAATGTATACAGGAGGAATAGAGATAGGAATGCCACCAAATGAGGCAGGAATGTCAAGAAATGATACAGATTTTTTACATGTATATAATTGGAAAAAGCTTTATGAATTATCAAAAGACGCAAAAAATGTTAAGATAATAAATGACCATAAAGTCATTCCTATGGATATTGCAGTTAAAAATGATGCATTATTTTTAATTCCTGAACCAAAGTCACCTCATGGAGTAGATGTTGATCCAACAGGTCAGTATTTAATTGTATGTGGTAAATTAGATACACATGCTTCAGTTTATGATTTCAAAAAAATTAAAAAATTAATTAAAAATAAAGAGTATGTAGGAAAAGATCCATATGGTATACCAATTTTAGATATGAAAAAGTCTCTTCATGGTCAAGTTGAGTTGGGACTTGGACCTCTACACAACCAATACTCTCCTGTAGATGGTGAAGTTTATACTTCTTTATATGTTGATTCACAAGTTGTAAAATGGAATTTTAAAAAATTAAAAGTAATTGATAAAGAAAATGTTCATTATAACATTGGTCACTTAGCTGGAATGGAAGGTAAAACAGCAGATCCTCAAGGTGATTATATTATTGCTTTAAATAAATTATCAATTGACAGATTTCAAAATGTTGGTCCATTGCATCCCCAAAATCATCAATTAATTGATATTAGTGGAAAGACTATGGATTTATTAGTTGATATGCCTCTTCCTTTGGGTGAACCACATCAAGCAGTTGCAATTAGAGCTAGTAAACTTCATCCCCATGTAAGATATGAAATGGGTACAAATACAAGAACAGGGGAACAACATATTGGTAAAACATTAGCTGGAGAAGAAAGAATAGAAAGAGATGGAAAAAATGTAACTGTATATGCAACACTAGTTAGATCTCATATTAATCCTGAAAGAATCACTGTTAATAAAGGTGATAAAGTAACAATATATATGACAAATCTAGAAAGAGCTCAAGATGAAACACATGGGTTTACAATAGATAATTATGATTTACATAGTTCTCTAGAACCAGGGAAAACAGCGACTTTAAAATTTGAAGCTGATATAGAAGGTGTGTTCCCTTATTACTGTACAGAATTTTGTTCGGCACTTCATTTAGAAATGATGGGTTATTTATTGGTTAAAGATCCTAATAAAAAATATGAAAGTGCACAAAAATTAAAAATGAAATCAATGACTCCTGAAGAGTTAAAAGCTGAGTATGACAAAACAGTTGCAGTTAATAATTCGACAGATGCAGTTATTCAATCAGTTGTTAAATTTTTAAAAGATAATAAATATCAAGAACATAAAGTAGTATCAGACTTAGTAACAGATGCTTTTGATCAATATAATCAAATACCAGAACAAAAGAAAAAAGCTAATGCTGCCTTAAAAGAAGGTGATGTAGAAAAAGCAATTTTATTTGAAAATATGATTTGGCAATTGATGGTTAAAACAGCAGATGTTGGAATTAGAGCAAAAGATGCCTTAGTTAGAGTTATTGCAACAAAACAAAGCAGTTCTGCTGTAAGAGGAGAAACAGCATTTGCTGAAGGTGGTTGTAATGGTTGTCACGTTATAGGAAAAGTATCTTCAGGTCCTGATTTAACTGGGGTATTAATGAGACATGAAAATGGTGTAGATTGGGTTAGTAGATTTATTTTATCTCCTGAATCAATGTATAAAGATCCATATGTTAAAGCAATGATTGATTATTTTAATTTAAAAATGCCTAATCAACATATGAGTGAAGAAGAAGTGGATGATATTATTGAATATCTTAAATGGGTTGATGAAAATGCGAATCTTTTCTAA
- a CDS encoding response regulator transcription factor, whose product MTENYEIRLKKSSILLVDDEENLRNSFKRILLLYVGTVYCASDGEEALELYKKYNPNILITDLKMPKLNGLDLIKIIRKKNEDIPIIVTSAYTDQEFLLESIKLSLVEYVVKPISEVNLSELLERCAKVLLKSSKTIITFANNQFYDYDNKSFILENEKVLLTNKEAEFFEILLAHRGDLVTKNDIEDKLYIYDEVPPSALKNLVFKLRKKIKVDIIKTISKHGYMIE is encoded by the coding sequence ATGACAGAAAATTACGAGATTAGATTAAAAAAGTCTTCTATCCTTTTAGTTGATGATGAGGAAAACTTAAGAAATAGTTTTAAAAGAATTCTATTATTATATGTTGGAACTGTTTATTGTGCTTCAGATGGGGAAGAGGCTTTGGAGCTTTATAAAAAATATAATCCAAATATATTAATCACTGATTTAAAGATGCCAAAATTAAATGGTTTAGATTTAATAAAAATAATAAGAAAGAAAAATGAAGATATACCAATTATAGTGACTAGTGCATATACAGATCAAGAGTTCTTATTAGAGTCTATTAAGCTATCATTGGTTGAATATGTAGTAAAACCAATTAGTGAAGTAAATTTATCAGAGTTGCTTGAACGCTGTGCAAAGGTTTTATTAAAAAGTTCTAAAACTATTATAACATTTGCAAATAATCAATTTTATGATTATGATAATAAAAGTTTTATTTTAGAAAATGAAAAAGTCCTCTTAACAAATAAAGAAGCAGAGTTTTTTGAAATACTTTTAGCCCATAGAGGAGATTTAGTTACAAAAAATGATATAGAGGATAAATTATATATTTATGATGAAGTTCCTCCAAGTGCTCTTAAGAACCTTGTTTTTAAGTTAAGAAAAAAAATAAAAGTTGATATTATCAAAACAATATCAAAACATGGTTATATGATAGAATAA